One Paenibacillus riograndensis SBR5 DNA segment encodes these proteins:
- a CDS encoding ABC transporter permease yields the protein MSTAAHSAQGSPSAPAAAHKPKTLIRLLLHNRLAAIGLVLIVIWTVTALIAPWIAPHDPYLTDMANKLQAPSGSHWFGTDNFGRDIFSRVLYGARISIWTGLIAVAISFLIGVPLGGVAAYYGGRTGTIIMRLMDVLLSFPSLVLSMAIAASIGAGLTSAMIAVGIVGIPEFARLMFGQTVSLREKEYVEASRAIGVKNSVILYRHILPNALAPLMVQATLGMGFAILTASSLSFLGLGVKPPIAEWGAMISEGREYIISGQWWLVTFPGLGIATSILGFNLLGDGFRDVLDPRLRSGK from the coding sequence TTGAGCACGGCAGCACACTCAGCCCAGGGCAGTCCTTCAGCGCCCGCAGCTGCTCACAAACCCAAAACACTGATCCGCCTGCTTCTGCATAACCGGCTTGCCGCAATCGGCCTTGTCCTCATTGTGATCTGGACCGTGACCGCGCTGATCGCACCATGGATTGCTCCGCATGATCCCTATCTGACAGACATGGCGAACAAATTGCAGGCACCTTCCGGCAGCCATTGGTTCGGAACGGACAACTTCGGACGGGATATTTTCAGCCGGGTGCTCTACGGAGCACGAATCAGCATCTGGACCGGCCTCATCGCCGTAGCCATCTCGTTTCTGATCGGGGTCCCGCTTGGCGGGGTAGCTGCCTACTACGGTGGGAGGACCGGAACGATTATCATGCGTCTGATGGATGTTCTGCTCTCCTTTCCGTCGCTTGTACTGTCCATGGCGATCGCTGCTTCCATCGGGGCGGGCCTGACCAGTGCGATGATCGCCGTGGGCATCGTCGGCATTCCGGAGTTTGCGCGGCTGATGTTCGGCCAGACCGTCTCGCTCCGGGAAAAGGAATATGTGGAAGCGAGCCGGGCCATCGGGGTGAAGAACTCGGTAATTCTTTACCGGCATATTCTCCCAAACGCCCTCGCCCCGCTGATGGTACAGGCCACGCTGGGAATGGGCTTCGCCATCCTGACGGCATCGAGCCTCAGCTTTCTCGGCCTAGGCGTCAAACCTCCGATCGCCGAGTGGGGCGCGATGATCTCGGAAGGCCGGGAGTATATTATCTCCGGCCAATGGTGGCTGGTCACCTTCCCGGGCCTCGGGATTGCCACCTCGATTCTTGGCTTTAATCTGCTCGGCGACGGGTTCCGGGATGTGCTTGATCCACGGTTGCGTTCGGGCAAATAA
- a CDS encoding ABC transporter permease, giving the protein MFAYTLKRLAQMIPALLGIIVITFILSRVLPGDPAIMLAGEQAPEETVNKIRQDMGLDKPLYIQFFSYFGQLFQGNIGYAYHTGHSVASDLATRFPATLELTIASILIAILVAIPVGIIAATRKESVLDHISRVFSLIGACVPIFWLGLMFIYIFYSILGWAPAPMGRISGDLNPPSHITGLYVLDSILSGDMVALKSSIVHLVLPAICLSTGTMAIVARMTRSSMLEVVDQDFVRTARAKGLKESAVIYKHALVNALIPTLTVLGLQFGYLMGGAVITETIFSWPGIGGYVTDSILAADYAPIQAFTLVSAILYCGINLAVDLIYGLIDPRIRYE; this is encoded by the coding sequence TTGTTTGCTTACACATTAAAAAGACTGGCGCAGATGATTCCGGCCTTGCTCGGGATTATCGTGATCACGTTCATTCTCTCCAGAGTATTGCCGGGCGATCCTGCAATCATGCTGGCCGGGGAACAGGCCCCGGAGGAGACAGTCAACAAAATCCGCCAGGACATGGGACTGGACAAGCCGCTGTACATTCAATTCTTCAGTTATTTCGGACAGCTGTTCCAGGGGAATATCGGCTACGCCTATCATACGGGGCATTCGGTCGCAAGTGATCTGGCCACGCGGTTCCCGGCGACGCTGGAGCTGACGATTGCGAGCATTCTGATCGCTATTCTGGTGGCGATTCCTGTAGGCATTATCGCTGCTACCCGCAAGGAGTCGGTTCTGGACCATATCTCACGTGTCTTTTCACTGATAGGCGCTTGTGTACCAATCTTCTGGCTCGGTCTGATGTTCATTTATATCTTTTATTCCATTCTTGGCTGGGCGCCTGCTCCGATGGGGCGAATCAGCGGGGACTTGAATCCGCCGTCGCATATTACCGGATTGTATGTTTTGGACAGCATTTTATCGGGAGATATGGTTGCGCTAAAAAGCAGTATCGTCCACCTGGTGCTTCCGGCGATTTGCCTTAGCACAGGCACGATGGCCATTGTGGCCCGGATGACCCGCTCCAGCATGCTGGAGGTCGTCGATCAGGACTTCGTCCGTACCGCCCGGGCCAAAGGACTCAAGGAATCCGCCGTTATTTACAAGCACGCGCTGGTCAACGCTCTGATTCCAACGCTGACGGTACTCGGATTGCAGTTTGGTTATCTGATGGGAGGCGCGGTGATCACCGAGACCATCTTTTCCTGGCCGGGTATCGGCGGCTATGTTACGGACTCCATTCTGGCTGCGGATTATGCGCCGATTCAAGCCTTTACGCTGGTCAGCGCCATCCTCTACTGCGGCATCAACCTGGCGGTTGATCTGATCTACGGCCTGATTGATCCGCGGATCCGCTATGAATAA
- a CDS encoding PucR family transcriptional regulator, whose product MNTRGITLRELMQLPILSKATVISGMQGLDRVVRFVDVMEVPDLKGWISEGVMLLTTAYSIRHDPSLLTELIYTLDQLGAAALAIKPARFLKEIPQGAIEASNDCGLPIVEIPPEIPYTDITQPVMELLLGRQAMLLRRAEEVYRTLTTMVLENSGIQAVSDNVADFLKAPVALLDTERNIIVSSPSQFDWSLAERPLSWNIHVDRRTVARLLVDKEQLDDMEEVGIEQARLVFALELMRKKVAEDTEFRLRGNFIDELLTPPLPSRHEVERRARQLGMNPEHKWEVAVIEGETAPNEETVNRLLEQEARKRGVTPHAEFRSNRAVLFLPTPEGRKFGVAGDKGTSWAVTLEGWLSDKAEGLGGYRTGVGTPEYLWDIQTSYNEARKALSVAKRLGQGTGGVTRYEEIEVYHLLEGLSGEGFAALFERKLGKLRQYDQEHDSNMLLTFYHYLECRGSLIETANSLYIHRNSVKYRLERIRDITGFDLNDPREQFVCHLCLIYYYLQEK is encoded by the coding sequence ATGAATACCCGGGGCATAACCTTAAGAGAGCTGATGCAGCTTCCGATTCTGTCCAAAGCGACCGTGATTAGCGGGATGCAGGGGCTGGACCGGGTGGTGAGATTTGTGGATGTTATGGAGGTTCCTGATTTGAAGGGCTGGATCAGCGAAGGCGTGATGCTGCTGACCACAGCGTATTCTATCCGCCATGATCCTTCGCTGCTGACCGAGCTGATCTACACCTTGGACCAATTAGGCGCAGCGGCGCTGGCGATTAAGCCGGCGCGTTTCCTCAAGGAAATTCCGCAGGGGGCGATTGAGGCGAGCAATGACTGCGGACTGCCGATTGTGGAGATTCCGCCGGAAATCCCCTATACGGATATTACACAGCCTGTCATGGAGCTGCTGCTGGGCCGCCAGGCGATGCTGCTCCGCCGTGCGGAGGAAGTCTACCGGACACTGACCACGATGGTGCTGGAGAATAGCGGGATACAGGCGGTGAGTGACAATGTGGCTGATTTCTTAAAAGCGCCCGTAGCTCTGTTGGATACGGAGCGGAACATCATCGTTTCTTCGCCGTCCCAGTTCGACTGGTCGCTGGCGGAGCGGCCGCTGAGCTGGAATATTCATGTCGACCGGCGGACGGTAGCCAGGCTGCTGGTGGATAAAGAACAGCTGGATGATATGGAGGAGGTCGGGATTGAGCAGGCCCGGCTCGTGTTCGCCCTGGAGCTGATGCGGAAAAAAGTAGCCGAGGATACGGAGTTCCGGCTGCGCGGCAACTTCATTGATGAGCTGCTTACGCCTCCTTTGCCCTCCAGGCATGAGGTGGAGCGCCGGGCGCGCCAGCTGGGCATGAATCCCGAGCATAAATGGGAGGTAGCCGTGATTGAAGGGGAGACTGCGCCGAATGAAGAGACGGTGAACCGGCTGCTGGAGCAGGAAGCGCGCAAACGCGGCGTCACCCCCCATGCGGAATTCCGTTCGAACCGGGCGGTGCTGTTTCTGCCGACGCCGGAAGGCCGCAAATTCGGCGTTGCCGGCGACAAGGGAACATCGTGGGCGGTGACACTGGAAGGCTGGCTGTCGGACAAAGCGGAAGGTCTGGGCGGCTACCGGACGGGAGTGGGGACACCGGAATACCTCTGGGATATTCAGACCAGCTACAATGAAGCCCGCAAAGCGCTGTCCGTCGCCAAACGCCTGGGCCAGGGGACGGGCGGGGTGACCCGCTACGAAGAGATCGAGGTATATCATCTGCTGGAGGGGCTGAGCGGAGAGGGCTTTGCCGCCTTGTTCGAGCGCAAGCTGGGCAAGCTGCGGCAGTATGACCAGGAGCATGACAGCAACATGCTGCTGACCTTTTATCATTATCTGGAATGCCGGGGGAGCCTGATTGAGACGGCGAACAGCCTCTATATCCACCGCAATTCGGTCAAATACAGACTGGAGCGCATCCGCGACATTACGGGCTTTGATCTGAATGATCCGCGCGAGCAGTTTGTCTGTCATTTGTGCCTGATCTACTACTACCTGCAGGAAAAATAG
- a CDS encoding DsbA family oxidoreductase, with translation MRIDIWSDFGCPFCVIGKRKFENALGMFTMKDKVDVVYRSYQLDPNAENRTLSNEQLAQEKGMNVEQLKAKQAHVANMIKKEAGFDVSYDQVVIANTFDGHRLVHFADKAGKGAELTERLFRAYLSQRMNIADHNVLVALGSEAGLNEQYVAEMLKSDAYKDSVKADIAEARNLNISSLPTFVFNNKYVISGAQSEEVFLNALNSIWEKEKVLQELEKTEQSSGEDGCEVGQW, from the coding sequence ATGAGAATCGATATTTGGTCGGATTTTGGATGCCCCTTTTGCGTGATAGGTAAAAGAAAATTTGAGAATGCACTGGGCATGTTTACGATGAAGGATAAAGTAGACGTTGTATATCGCAGTTATCAACTCGATCCTAATGCAGAGAACAGGACACTTAGTAACGAACAACTTGCTCAGGAAAAGGGAATGAATGTCGAACAATTGAAAGCCAAGCAGGCACATGTAGCCAATATGATAAAAAAAGAAGCCGGATTCGATGTCAGTTATGATCAAGTTGTTATTGCTAATACTTTTGATGGTCATCGTTTGGTTCATTTTGCAGATAAAGCGGGAAAGGGAGCTGAGTTAACAGAACGCCTTTTTCGCGCCTACCTTTCACAACGCATGAATATCGCTGACCACAACGTACTTGTAGCCTTGGGTAGTGAGGCGGGGCTGAATGAACAGTATGTAGCGGAAATGCTTAAATCTGATGCGTATAAAGATTCGGTTAAAGCAGACATCGCCGAGGCAAGAAATTTGAATATTTCAAGCTTACCTACCTTTGTGTTTAATAATAAATACGTCATTTCAGGTGCTCAGTCTGAAGAAGTTTTTTTGAACGCTCTGAACTCGATTTGGGAGAAAGAGAAGGTATTACAAGAGCTGGAGAAAACGGAGCAATCAAGCGGTGAGGATGGATGCGAAGTTGGTCAATGGTAG
- a CDS encoding class I SAM-dependent methyltransferase, which produces MNDDFFNAAMWEKVWKDESDLKIDRMKKSGIDPTRSFDHKAKVFNEQSFNEKGRQRTKRIISWLEGQGVQFENASVLDIGAASGVFSVPFAEKGARVTAVETSPPLIELLEENVANFAEGQVKIVPEPFEDIDVASMGWNQTFDLVFASMIPIIHNWESVEKILQCARKFCYISMPVLHTEHSLVKEIWPLVTGQSYQSKLTEMGYLLHLLYLKGYAYETLVTAEGKTREIPGEMALQEVMTWLGHHRLPADERNMRIVANYLEQSYPSGKVVVQEGGRYGKVLIRLQDQYMYTRKN; this is translated from the coding sequence ATGAACGATGATTTTTTTAATGCAGCGATGTGGGAAAAGGTATGGAAAGACGAGTCAGATTTGAAAATCGATAGGATGAAAAAGAGCGGAATTGATCCTACCCGGTCATTTGACCATAAAGCCAAGGTATTCAACGAACAATCATTTAACGAAAAAGGAAGACAACGAACCAAACGAATTATAAGCTGGCTCGAAGGACAAGGAGTACAATTCGAAAATGCCTCAGTACTCGATATTGGCGCGGCGTCGGGCGTGTTCTCGGTTCCATTTGCAGAGAAGGGAGCCCGTGTAACAGCAGTAGAGACCTCTCCCCCGTTAATCGAGCTGCTGGAAGAAAACGTTGCAAACTTCGCCGAAGGCCAAGTGAAAATTGTACCCGAACCGTTTGAAGACATTGATGTAGCGTCCATGGGCTGGAACCAGACCTTTGATCTTGTCTTCGCTTCAATGATTCCAATCATTCACAATTGGGAAAGCGTGGAGAAGATACTCCAGTGTGCTCGAAAGTTCTGTTATATCAGTATGCCGGTTCTTCATACGGAGCACAGTCTAGTTAAAGAAATTTGGCCGCTTGTTACCGGTCAATCCTATCAATCGAAACTTACCGAGATGGGTTATTTGCTACACCTACTGTATCTGAAAGGATATGCCTACGAAACGCTGGTTACTGCAGAAGGGAAAACTAGGGAGATCCCTGGAGAGATGGCTTTGCAGGAAGTCATGACGTGGCTAGGACATCACCGGTTACCTGCCGATGAGCGGAATATGCGAATTGTAGCCAACTATTTGGAGCAGTCCTATCCATCAGGAAAAGTTGTCGTTCAAGAGGGAGGACGCTATGGCAAGGTACTGATTCGGTTGCAAGATCAATACATGTATACGAGAAAGAATTGA
- a CDS encoding MDR family MFS transporter: MIDLNNIRRGPIMLALIIGMFVAALNETLMGNALPALMQSFDASAATVQWLSTAYMLVVGVLVPITAILQQWFTTRQLFLSAMGLFFIGTVISAVSPVFSVLLIGRIIQAVGTGMLLPLVMNVIMTIYPPEKRGGAMGMLGLVVMFAPAIGPTISGLIVDGLSWRWLFYLVIPFALISIFVGAAVLKNVSEVTKPRIDFLSIVLSTIGFGGIVYGFSSAGEHGWAVPEVIWTIAVGGVALLLFVWRQLKLEQPIMDLRAFRYPTFALVAVLLFVLMMTFFSSAIMLPMFMQGVLLITAFKSGLILLPGGIVNGVMAPISGKLFDKFGPRILIIPGLTIAVISLWQFTRFNEATSTGFIVSVHIALMIGIALVMMPAQTTGLNQLPRNLHPHGTAILNTLQQVAGAIGTALYISIMSGGQKQYLSGVSDPSASSEITKGLAAGINNAFWFGVIVALIALGIGLFLRKGKSPEHEQLAE; the protein is encoded by the coding sequence ATGATTGATTTAAATAACATCAGGCGCGGTCCCATCATGCTTGCGCTGATCATCGGAATGTTTGTTGCCGCTTTGAACGAGACACTAATGGGTAATGCTCTCCCCGCATTAATGCAGTCGTTTGACGCATCCGCAGCAACGGTTCAGTGGCTTTCCACCGCCTACATGCTCGTCGTTGGTGTGCTCGTTCCGATAACGGCCATTTTGCAGCAGTGGTTTACTACCCGACAGTTATTCTTGTCAGCAATGGGTTTATTTTTTATTGGTACGGTGATCTCCGCAGTGTCGCCGGTATTCAGTGTATTGCTGATTGGTCGGATTATTCAAGCAGTGGGAACGGGTATGCTGCTGCCACTTGTCATGAATGTTATTATGACCATCTATCCGCCAGAAAAGCGGGGAGGCGCAATGGGGATGTTAGGGCTCGTTGTCATGTTTGCTCCAGCGATTGGCCCGACTATCTCGGGGCTAATCGTTGACGGACTTTCATGGCGCTGGCTGTTTTACCTCGTTATACCATTTGCACTAATTTCCATTTTTGTAGGAGCTGCAGTTTTGAAAAACGTGTCGGAGGTCACCAAACCGCGAATAGATTTCTTATCCATCGTGTTGTCAACGATAGGGTTCGGTGGAATCGTCTACGGATTCAGTAGTGCTGGCGAACATGGGTGGGCGGTTCCGGAAGTCATCTGGACGATCGCGGTAGGCGGTGTTGCGTTGCTGCTGTTTGTCTGGAGACAGCTCAAATTAGAGCAACCTATCATGGATTTACGGGCGTTCCGCTACCCGACATTTGCGCTAGTCGCTGTGTTGCTATTTGTGCTAATGATGACATTTTTCTCATCGGCAATCATGCTTCCGATGTTTATGCAAGGTGTACTCTTGATAACGGCATTCAAGTCTGGTCTAATCCTCCTTCCCGGTGGGATTGTCAACGGGGTTATGGCTCCGATTTCAGGTAAGCTATTTGATAAGTTCGGGCCACGCATTTTGATCATTCCGGGGCTGACTATTGCCGTCATTTCGTTGTGGCAATTCACCCGTTTCAATGAAGCTACAAGCACGGGTTTCATCGTCTCCGTTCATATTGCGCTGATGATTGGTATCGCACTGGTCATGATGCCTGCACAAACAACGGGGCTTAACCAGCTGCCACGGAATCTGCACCCGCACGGGACAGCAATCTTGAACACGCTGCAGCAGGTGGCCGGTGCAATAGGTACGGCCCTGTATATCAGTATTATGTCGGGAGGACAGAAGCAGTACCTGAGTGGAGTAAGTGACCCATCGGCTTCGTCAGAGATCACCAAAGGACTTGCAGCCGGTATCAACAATGCGTTCTGGTTTGGAGTCATCGTCGCGCTTATCGCGTTAGGAATCGGTCTTTTTCTCCGTAAAGGGAAGTCTCCAGAACATGAACAGCTGGCAGAATGA
- a CDS encoding RrF2 family transcriptional regulator, with amino-acid sequence MQFSKSTDYALHALVHLGHSERCHNVGIKELSSALSVSESYLSKTLSKLRQDGILRAVPGVNGGYELARPADQITFLDVIQAIEGRQQLFRCSNSSSQQHRLLAEDEATLQDQKNLGTNGCLIEKVMYGAEQHLYQYLREQTIQSLLDEAFKRCNHEANKK; translated from the coding sequence ATGCAATTCTCCAAAAGTACAGATTACGCACTACATGCCCTGGTTCATCTGGGACACTCGGAGCGTTGCCACAATGTCGGCATTAAGGAATTATCTTCAGCGCTTAGTGTCTCCGAAAGTTACTTATCCAAAACGTTATCCAAACTGAGGCAGGATGGAATCTTACGTGCTGTGCCAGGAGTGAACGGAGGATATGAGCTTGCAAGGCCAGCGGATCAGATTACGTTTCTTGATGTAATTCAAGCAATTGAAGGAAGACAGCAGTTATTCAGATGTTCCAATTCAAGTTCACAGCAGCATCGGTTGTTAGCAGAAGATGAGGCTACACTGCAAGATCAGAAAAATTTAGGAACAAATGGTTGCCTGATTGAAAAAGTGATGTATGGTGCAGAACAACATCTGTACCAATATTTGCGGGAACAAACAATACAATCGTTATTGGATGAGGCATTCAAACGGTGTAACCATGAGGCAAACAAGAAGTGA
- a CDS encoding MATE family efflux transporter: protein MSTLNEQLGSEPIRKLLLKFSIPAIAGMLVSSLYNLLDRIFVGRLGALAMTGIGLTLPFMTLLTAFTSLVGIGTSAIVSMRLGQNRKEDAEKVLGNAFSMLTVLMLVVTAIGLIFKEPILTLLGASELTMGYASDYITIILIGSVFQGIGAGLSNVIRAEGHPAKATIVLVIGTVLDMILNPLFIFTFNMGIAGAAWTTVLSATVTTILVIAHFVGKKSVLKLRIVNLKLSLPIVKDILSIGLSPFFMQISAFIVGIISNNALKTYGGDVAIGAMTVVNAVMILFLMSAMGITQGAQPILGFNYGAQQYDRVKKTLKLELALVTAICVLTFLMVQIFPTGLARILSNDLELINAASHGMKIFLLMLPIIGAQIVGASYFQAVGAAKKAMFLGLLRQVITLIPMLIILPNFFGLTGVWAAAPTSDFISCSVAIVFVAREIKRLGKAEQHQAEVIEHRSLS from the coding sequence ATGAGTACATTGAACGAACAACTGGGATCGGAACCAATCAGAAAACTGCTTCTTAAATTTTCGATTCCAGCTATTGCTGGAATGCTGGTGAGTTCGCTCTACAATCTACTAGATCGCATCTTTGTTGGCAGGCTTGGCGCTCTCGCAATGACTGGGATCGGTCTCACATTGCCATTTATGACATTGCTCACAGCCTTTACCTCATTGGTTGGCATCGGCACTTCGGCTATTGTTTCCATGCGACTGGGTCAAAACAGGAAAGAAGATGCGGAAAAGGTGCTGGGCAATGCCTTCTCTATGCTCACCGTCCTTATGCTAGTAGTTACTGCAATTGGATTGATATTTAAGGAGCCCATTTTAACATTGCTTGGAGCTAGCGAATTGACAATGGGTTATGCCTCGGACTATATTACCATAATCCTAATAGGGAGTGTTTTCCAGGGGATTGGGGCGGGCCTCAGTAATGTGATTCGGGCGGAGGGACATCCAGCCAAAGCTACAATAGTACTAGTAATTGGTACCGTACTGGATATGATTCTTAACCCACTTTTCATTTTCACCTTTAATATGGGGATTGCCGGTGCAGCATGGACGACCGTCCTGTCGGCTACTGTAACAACTATTTTAGTCATTGCCCATTTTGTTGGTAAGAAAAGTGTTCTAAAGCTTCGTATAGTGAATTTAAAACTCAGTTTACCAATTGTTAAAGATATTTTGAGCATTGGGCTTTCCCCATTTTTCATGCAGATTTCTGCATTTATTGTCGGTATTATTTCAAATAACGCACTCAAAACCTATGGAGGAGATGTGGCAATCGGTGCTATGACTGTTGTCAATGCTGTTATGATTTTATTCCTAATGTCAGCTATGGGAATAACACAGGGAGCCCAGCCTATTCTCGGGTTCAACTACGGCGCACAGCAGTATGATCGTGTTAAGAAGACTCTGAAGCTGGAGTTAGCTTTAGTAACAGCCATCTGTGTACTCACCTTTTTAATGGTACAAATTTTCCCCACTGGTCTTGCCCGTATTTTGAGTAATGACTTGGAGTTGATCAACGCAGCAAGCCATGGAATGAAAATCTTCTTGCTGATGCTCCCTATTATTGGTGCACAAATTGTAGGAGCAAGTTATTTTCAAGCTGTCGGAGCAGCAAAAAAAGCTATGTTTCTTGGCTTACTAAGACAAGTAATTACTCTAATTCCAATGCTAATTATCCTCCCCAATTTTTTTGGACTGACCGGAGTTTGGGCAGCAGCACCAACTTCAGATTTCATCTCATGCAGTGTTGCCATTGTTTTTGTCGCAAGAGAGATCAAAAGACTTGGTAAAGCTGAACAACATCAAGCTGAAGTAATAGAGCATAGATCACTTTCATGA
- a CDS encoding aspartate/glutamate racemase family protein encodes MLGIIRVITLEEEAAVHLHGALIERRFGLPVMSRCIQDQPLGVFDEETEAQSVPKIIALARELERSGCTAIGISCAADPALEEARAAVRVPVLGAGSCAAHVAMAYSARVGVLTILKEVPPLIRSILREAYVGMDRPDGVRATLDLNTPGGRAGALTAATRLKERGAEAIVLACTGFATIGLAAELEEKLGIRALDPILSLGAMAASAASLPELLRRQ; translated from the coding sequence ATGCTGGGAATTATACGCGTCATTACACTGGAGGAGGAAGCGGCGGTTCATCTGCACGGCGCGCTGATTGAGCGCCGCTTCGGGCTGCCCGTCATGAGCCGCTGCATTCAGGATCAGCCCCTGGGGGTATTTGATGAGGAGACAGAAGCACAATCGGTCCCCAAAATTATTGCACTGGCCCGCGAGCTGGAGCGTAGCGGCTGCACGGCCATCGGGATCAGCTGCGCGGCTGATCCCGCGCTGGAGGAAGCCAGAGCCGCCGTCCGGGTGCCCGTACTGGGTGCGGGCTCCTGTGCCGCGCATGTTGCGATGGCTTATTCCGCACGGGTGGGAGTGCTGACCATCCTGAAGGAGGTTCCGCCCTTGATCCGAAGCATACTAAGGGAAGCTTACGTGGGGATGGACCGTCCGGACGGAGTACGGGCGACCCTGGATCTGAACACGCCCGGCGGACGGGCCGGTGCGCTTACTGCGGCTACGCGGCTCAAGGAGCGCGGAGCGGAGGCCATTGTTCTCGCCTGCACAGGCTTCGCTACCATCGGGCTGGCGGCAGAACTGGAAGAGAAGCTCGGCATCCGCGCGCTGGACCCGATCCTGTCGCTCGGCGCGATGGCCGCATCTGCGGCCTCACTGCCGGAGCTTCTCCGGCGGCAATGA